A DNA window from Streptomyces parvus contains the following coding sequences:
- a CDS encoding DMT family transporter — protein sequence MHASSRFQGRSAGLGLALLSAFAFGGSGVAAKPLIEAGLDPLHVVWLRVAGAAVIMLPVAWRHRNLVRERPALLAGFGLFAVAGVQAFYFASISRIPVGVALLVEYLAPALVLGWVRFVQRRPVTRAAAVGVVLAVGGLACVVEVWAGLGFDLLGLLLALGAACCQVGYFVLSDHGGQDGRSEDGEGERAEPPHPVGVIAYGLIVGAAVLTAVARPWGMDWALLGGSAGMNGDEVPAWLLLGWIVLLATVLAYVTGVVSVRMLSPQVAGVVACLEAVIATGLAWVLLGEHLSAPQLIGGFVVLTGAFIAQSAAPKPPSGPVAAGAGTGAVSGPVEGELSHGRAPH from the coding sequence ATGCACGCGTCTTCGAGGTTTCAGGGCAGAAGCGCCGGGCTGGGTCTCGCCCTGCTCTCCGCCTTTGCGTTCGGCGGTTCGGGAGTGGCGGCCAAGCCGCTGATCGAGGCGGGGCTCGACCCGCTCCACGTGGTCTGGCTGCGCGTCGCGGGCGCCGCCGTCATCATGCTGCCGGTCGCCTGGCGCCACCGGAACCTCGTACGGGAACGCCCCGCCCTGCTCGCCGGGTTCGGCCTCTTCGCGGTGGCCGGGGTCCAGGCGTTCTACTTCGCCTCGATCTCCCGTATCCCGGTCGGGGTGGCGCTCCTGGTCGAATATCTCGCGCCCGCGCTGGTTCTCGGCTGGGTCCGCTTCGTGCAGCGCAGGCCCGTCACCCGGGCCGCCGCCGTCGGTGTGGTGCTGGCCGTCGGCGGACTCGCGTGTGTCGTCGAGGTCTGGGCCGGGCTCGGCTTCGACCTCCTCGGACTGCTGCTCGCCCTCGGCGCCGCCTGTTGCCAGGTGGGGTACTTCGTCCTGTCCGACCACGGCGGGCAGGACGGCCGCTCCGAGGACGGTGAGGGCGAGCGGGCCGAGCCCCCGCACCCCGTCGGCGTCATCGCGTACGGGCTGATCGTCGGCGCGGCCGTCCTCACGGCCGTCGCCCGCCCCTGGGGCATGGACTGGGCGCTGCTCGGCGGCAGCGCGGGCATGAACGGCGACGAGGTCCCCGCCTGGCTGCTGCTCGGCTGGATCGTGCTGCTCGCCACCGTCCTCGCGTACGTCACCGGGGTCGTCTCGGTCCGGATGCTCTCGCCGCAGGTGGCCGGGGTCGTCGCCTGCCTCGAAGCGGTCATCGCCACCGGGCTGGCCTGGGTGCTCCTGGGCGAGCATCTCTCCGCGCCGCAGCTCATCGGTGGATTCGTCGTGCTGACCGGTGCGTTCATCGCCCAGTCCGCCGCCCCGAAGCCCCCCTCGGGTCCGGTAGCCGCCGGGGCCGGCACCGGGGCGGTGTCCGGGCCGGTCGAGGGCGAGTTGTCCCACGGCCGGGCCCCGCATTAG